CGGGGCCGGGGCCAGCGCCTGCGCCACCAGCGCGTCGACCGCCCCCGGGACCTCGGGGCGCGAGGACGACGGGGCGCGGCGGGGCCCCGCGACGAGCTCCTGCAGCACCGCCTCCGCCTCGCTCCCGGGGAAGGCGGGCGCGCCCGTCAGGAGCTCGAACAGCACCGCGCCGAGCCCGAAGACGTCCGCCGCCGGCCCGACCGGCCCGCCGCGCAGGAGCTCGGGCGCGAGGTAGCGCACCTTGCCGAAGGCGGCGCGCTCCGCCCCCTCGCCGGCGACCCGCGCGACCCCGAAGTCGCCCAGCTTCACCTCCCCGGTGCGCGACACGAACACGTTGGAGGGCGAGACGTCGCAGTGGACGATCCCGAGCGGCTCGCCGCGGGCGTCCCGGGCCGCGTGTGCGGCCGCGAGGGCCTCGGCCACGGCGTGCGCGACGAAGAGCGCGAAGTCCACCGGCAGCCGCAGCGCGCGGGCGTTGCACGCGGCGAGCAGGCGCGCCAGGTCGCACCCGTCCACGTACTCCATGACCAGGTAGGCCGTGCCGCCCTCGGCGCCGGCGGCGAGCACCTCGACGATGCCGG
The DNA window shown above is from Anaeromyxobacter diazotrophicus and carries:
- a CDS encoding serine/threonine-protein kinase, with product MAGITAMMIGGYEVERRIGRGGMAEVFLGREVGGPRAGRAVAIKRLLPALARDAAQLALFAREAELARRLSHPGIVEVLAAGAEGGTAYLVMEYVDGCDLARLLAACNARALRLPVDFALFVAHAVAEALAAAHAARDARGEPLGIVHCDVSPSNVFVSRTGEVKLGDFGVARVAGEGAERAAFGKVRYLAPELLRGGPVGPAADVFGLGAVLFELLTGAPAFPGSEAEAVLQELVAGPRRAPSSSRPEVPGAVDALVAQALAPAPGDRPKSAAALGDALASLYDPSIGTPLAIAALVRGVVPRRAAPP